CTTAACTACTATAAGTTTTGAAAAGAATTCAAATCTTAAAGATATCCGAAGTGAATCGGCCATTGGTTTTGAGAGCGCTACATCAGATATTATTCGTTATTCATACTATGGAGCCTTTTCAGATTGCTCCTCCTTAACTTCGATAGAGATTCCTGCAAGTGTTGAAACAATAGGAGTTTATGCATTTTTAGGATGTCATTCTTTGGCGAAAGTTACATTTGAAAAAGGTTCAAAACTGAAAGAAATTAGCGGGTATGGTTATTATGTGGAAAAACGGTATCCTGCTACTCATTGGCATGGTGTATTCTCAGATTGCCCAATTACTTCGATAGAAATTCCTGCAAGTGTCGAGAGTATTGAGGAATGTGCATTTAAGGGATGTTCCCAATTAGCATCAGTAACATTTGAAAAAGGCTCAAAACTCAAAACTATTGGCGGAATGAATTTGATTTTTCCAGTATCTTTTGACTCATCTGGAGCCCAAGCCCATTTGGGCGCATTCTCTGATTGTACTGCATTAACTTCGATAGAAATTCCTGCAAGTGTCGAGAGTATTGAGGAATGTGCATTTCAAGGTTGTTCTCAATTAGCATCAGTAACATTTGAAAAAGGCTCAATGCTCAAAACTATTGGCGGTAGGGTCTATGCATACAATAAGGACAATTGCCGATATGGAGCTTTCGGAGCCTTTACAGGTTGTCCAATTACTTCAATAGAAATTCCAGCGAGTGTCGAAACAATTGAAGTAGCTGCATTCCAAGATTGTTCTCAATTAGCATCAGTAACATTTGAAAAAGGCTCAAAACTCAAAACTATTGACGGTAAGTCTGTTTATGGAGGTGTAATATCAGGCAGTAAAGTATATTATTATTACTATGGAGGCTTTGCGAGTACAGCGCTCCAATTATTTGTAATTGACGCAGAAACTCCGCCACTATGTAATAACTATGCTTTCTATGGAGTAAATTCTTCTGCGGTGCTAAAAGTTCCATCAAAAAGCGTTATTAAATATAAGATGGCATCTGAATGGAAAAATTTTTCCAGCATTTTGGGATTAGATGAATAAATGTCAAACCATTCTCCTGCTGTGTTTCGACATGGCAGGAGAGATTAAAAGAAAAAGACTATGGAAAAATTAAGAAAAATTGAATATTACACATCGGATAAATATGACCCCCAAGCAGGTTTTATGGATGGCGGAGATGACGATGATAATAAGACTGCAATAGGCTTGTTTCACCGATTTGCAGATTCTTATCATATCGATAACGGTCGGTATTATCCTTTGACAGAAGCTATTAT
This Alistipes shahii WAL 8301 DNA region includes the following protein-coding sequences:
- a CDS encoding leucine-rich repeat protein, translating into MKKLFLFVLMAVIAILPNSCSKDEPAPIIITDIELSDDELIFDFTGGIKSLRIVLMRDNNMVSGEWQLSGGEPWCTPSLTNGDTMWLSFEVEPYEGPNERKAFFTFSCGDIKKEFVICQREYSTIIEISPTETLADALWHLPLDSDDIRALKIIGKLSKDDFATLCEMKQLKNLDISEVDIAELPYRAFSHGYGIDLEKLILPKTLTQIRNKCFSGLGVKSITIPANVEDIESNELRHISSLENIGFEQGSKLKTLRGGKDGGVFSGCNIVSIKIPASVETIEAGAFAGCRSLTTISFEKNSNLKDIRSESAIGFESATSDIIRYSYYGAFSDCSSLTSIEIPASVETIGVYAFLGCHSLAKVTFEKGSKLKEISGYGYYVEKRYPATHWHGVFSDCPITSIEIPASVESIEECAFKGCSQLASVTFEKGSKLKTIGGMNLIFPVSFDSSGAQAHLGAFSDCTALTSIEIPASVESIEECAFQGCSQLASVTFEKGSMLKTIGGRVYAYNKDNCRYGAFGAFTGCPITSIEIPASVETIEVAAFQDCSQLASVTFEKGSKLKTIDGKSVYGGVISGSKVYYYYYGGFASTALQLFVIDAETPPLCNNYAFYGVNSSAVLKVPSKSVIKYKMASEWKNFSSILGLDE